aaatttaaaaatattttcggattttGTGTGTCAGATGACGCTTGTTCGACATTATGGGTGTCGAACTGCCATTGTTCGATACCAATGATGTTGAACAAGCTATTTCTTGCCACATGAGCAATTTCAAATTACTCCCTGGCTGATATGGCAAGTACTTTGGCTTTTAAAGCCAAGTCTCCCACCatttccttcttttttcttcttctttttcctaaTTGTTATTCTTCACcgctcttcttctccttctctagCTATTCACTTCTCCCTCTCCACCGCTTCACTTCACCCTCTCCACACTTTGCCATACACCATCATCTCTACACCTTCACTTTCAACATGATGTAATCTTATTCTTCAACACACCCTTATCTCTATTTGGATATCATCATAGGTTTTtctataaactttttttttttattttgaaatatatatatatatatttttcttacttcatatataaaaatgaaataataaattaaaatattaaattttaattaaaaaaatataagatatttcagattaagtaatattgttaatataattttttatgtaatttttataaatttagaaatgttattaaataaagtttaaaatttttaaaaaattaaataattagtattttaagttaagagaataaataaataatttttcaaaaaaattgttAACCGTCCATcaatgatttaattaaaaaaattctttaattatatttttatattaattgatcttaaaatataattaaagattgtaataaagttaaataaatataatctacatctttaaatatttataaagtaaTGTCTGAATAAACTTTTTTTGTGATGATATTTTAGATGATATTCTTTTGCAACAGCAGCCGCTGCATTTCTCGAAAAAATATCATCCCAAACGGTAAATTCTTTTGAAGGATTCAAAAGGAACAATCTTCTGACCCAAGATAACACTAAGCAAATCAATATGactaatgaaattaaatatttaattattaaaaaaaatttatattaaaaatttatttttattacaaaatttataataaaaataaaaaaataattttaatttacaataaaaaatatctaaaacttaccattgtttttttttttcagtcgaGTTAAAACAAGTAGATAcgataattttatgaaatttatagaGAAAAAAAACTGAGTtgtatcaaaaattaaataaaaattatgtaaatttatAGAAGTGAGAGCCAATAAGAGAtgagaggaagaaaaaaaaaagtttgataATAGGGGTAAGAAGATAGCAAATTTATAGGTGGGTGGGAGTATAATTCGGCAATTTTGCTGCCGAATTAGCTGTAAATAGAGGCCGTTTGGAATGGGAGCAAATATGGAGGATATGTTCAGCTCTCAAAGTGCCGAACATGTCCATTAGCATGTAAAGGGGTGCAAAAATCTCTACATCCCTGATGTCACATGCATGTAGCCACGGGAAGAATTTGAAATTGCTCCCGTGACAGGAAACAACTTGTTCGACACTATTGGTGTCGAATAAGCTGGTTCGTGTGGCAGTTCAACACCCATAGTATCAAATTTCCTTTTGTTCGACACTATGAATGTCGAACAAGCGTATTCGGCAGTATGACTGTCGAACACGCCGTTGATACACAAGATCTGAAAATATTTTCGAATCCCAcatgaattgataattattttttcttttatgcaTGAATCGGAAAAATGCTcgttatgaaatattaaaaaataatattcaacATGGTGTCGAATAAGTTGGTCTGCATGGCAGTTCGACACCCATGGTATTGAATTTCCTTTTGTTCGACACCATGGATGTCGAACAAGCGTATTCGGCAGTATGATTGTCGAACACGCCGTTGATACATAAAATCTGAAAATATTTTCGAatctcaaatattaaaaaataatattcaacATAACTCtataaaaaactattaaaaataataaaatattttttttaaaaaatattttttaaattaccttTATAACGAGTATAATGTTAATCcaccatattttaaaattatactaatatttataataaatttcaaaaaaattaataatatataaattaaatatttaattgtgcAACACCActtaattaaatagttaaaacatatgtaaatcatttgaaattataaattcagtCTCCATTAATTTATCccctaaaaaattattaataaaatagataattatcACCAAAAACcctatacttttaattttgttataattttattataaaattttaaattattatcaattttatttgaattatgaTATTAACGTagcaattttattaaaaattaatttttaatagcgaaatataattataataattttaaaagttaaaatttaattaaaaaatatatataattacaataaaataaaataatttttttatcattaactcttttaattatactcatattaaattttattaaatattaaaaaatatttaaaatttttttataaaataaaataaaataaaatagagttgtagtaattaatttttatgttacaataagtaaaaaatatatataattaaaaaataaatgagactgaagaaataaaaattatgaaatgaaatGGGAGAGAAGGAATATAAAACTtcagtaaataaatttaaatgtaaattaattattaagaaaaaaatattgaaggaaaaaaaattaaactaaaagaaaattgCCTCGTTCTGATTtgaattcaaaataattaaatcattataaagaaagaaaaaaggatCAAAGCCGTTACTATGGGGAGCCTAGCCTACACACTCGCACACTGCAACTTTCTCTTTTTATATCTGAATCCCATCGTCTCTCACCTCTCTTCCATCTCCCAATCCACCCGCCACAATGACTGAGAGATCCATAGATTTGCCCCAAGAATGTTGGGAATTGGTTTTCAatttcctccaccaccaccgtCACTTCGAATTCCTCTCATTAGTCTCCACCCGCTTCCTTTCTATCACCGATCACCTCCGCGGTACTCTAACAATCTCCTCCCAGGCTGTTCCTTTGCTTCCCCGTCTTTTCGAAAGATTTCCCAATGTGAAAGTAATTGACATCCGGGAATTCGATGGTGACCTCAATTCCCTTCTCAATCAAATCTCCAGATCTGGTTTGGATCTTGAAACCCTAGGTTTCTCAAACCAAAATCACTTTCCTTTAAAGGGTTTAAGGGATTTGAGTTCGAGTATGAGGAATCTGAGGAAATTGAATTGCTCAAAGATAGGTTCTCTTGAAGACATTCATCTGTTTGCAATTGGGATGTCTTTTCCatttcttgaagatcttgataTTAGTTTCCCGCAGTATAATTCTCGCTTTAATCCTATTGGGTCTTTGGATTTGCAAAATTTCTCGGGGGTTGTTACGGATGAAGGGATTGTTGATTTGGCACGAAAGGTCAATAAGCTGCGAAGAATCGACCTTTCCGGTAACCATTTTATTACTGATAAATCCCTTCAGGCTTTATCGTTGAATTGTGTGTTACTATCAGAAGTTGTGGTTCGTGACTGTGATTTTATCACGCAGAATGGTATTAGTTTCGTTATGCGCAATAGTACTAACTTGAATTCTATTTCATTAGATGGTATTGGAATCCCTTCTATAGATTCATCTTTTCTAGAATCTTTTACATATGCCAAAACTTTATGTGAGCTTCATCTCTCAAATTCTTTTATCTCCGATGATTTGCTCTGTTTGGTTGCTGAAGCGTGTCTTCCATTAAAGAAGCTGATTATCGCTCAATGCTATAATTTCTCCTTTGTTGGAGTTTCTTGTTTATTGTATAGGTATCAATTTCTTGAACACTTAGATCTTGAAGGGGCAAATTTTCTCAATGATGCATCCATGGTTGAGATGTCCAACTTCCTTCTCAACTTGTCCTTTATAAATCTTAGCTCATGTTCTAAGCTCACGAGTTTGACCATCTTTGCTCTTATAAGAAACTGTCCATTGATGGAAGATGTGAGAATGGAGAGAACAAACTTGGGCGTGGAAGCGTTTATGGGGGATTTGGTGATCAACCGCCGAGTCAAGTCTCTAAAATTGGGTGGGAATAACAATTTGAGTGATGAATGTCTCAAAAAGGCTGCATTTTGTTGTCCGAGTTTACAAGTACTTGACATTAGCTACTGTCCTACTATTACAGAAGAAGGGATAAAGGAAGTTCTAAGACACAGTGGTGAAATTAGGCATTTGGAGATGAACCGATGCATGGGGATAAAGAATCTTGATTTAAACTTTGAACTCCCTAAATTGGAGGTTTTGCAAGTGCAAGGACCAGGAATGGATGACGAAGCATTGGTCGTCATTGCAAAAAGATGCCAGAAGCTGTTGCATTTGGATTTAGAGGGTTGCTTGAATGTAACAGCAAAAGGGGTGAAAGAAGTGGTGCAGAACTGTACAAGACTGAGAGAGATAAATTTGAGGTGGTGTTATAATATCAATGTTGATATTGTAGCACGCATGGTGTTTGCAAGGCCGTCATTGAGGAGAATTGTCCCACCATGTGGGTTTACTTCTACTGATAATCAAAAGATGTTCTTCTTGCGTCATGGATGTTTAATCTGTAAAGGCTAGTTTGCAGGGACACTTTGGATGGCATTCTCTGATTAGAGTTTTATGTCATTCAACTTTTTTCACTTTCATATGAAATTGTTTGGAAGGATGATGATAGGATGCACGTGTTAACGCTTAAAGTAGCATTTCCATCATCTTCCTCTGTCTTTTACCTTTACTCTGCATCTTACACTTTCTTCAAACTTAGTTTTTGATACAATAAAAATGTATAAAGCTCGCTAAAGTTTGGATATTTCAAGTTCCTAAAAACAATgctattgctttcttttctcaACTCTGTTGGATGATACTAAGCTTGAGCAGCTAGTTTGATGTGTGTGAATGGTCGATGAACTACCCAGTTAATAAGTATTTAATGTATGAATCATAATTGTTATGTGATGAACTATTTCATTTCCACTAGTTCATGGATCTGGGTAAAAGTGGATTGATTGGGAAGGTGGTAGGCAAATGACTGGTGATGGACTATGAGTATTTCTGTTGGGAGCCTCGAGATCATGGATTTGTGCAGGAAGTGCTACAAGGAGTTGAATCCGCCCAGTGCACTAGGCCCGAGCTCTCACATCCAAATGGTCTTTGATCGAGGATCCCACCAGGCAGGGCTCATTTGAGAGTCTGTTGGAcgtatcttataattttaaatcttctCATGGTAGTCCTGTTTTCATGATGAGATAATCGGTTGATCACCGGTACTTATGATTTCTGCAATCTTGCAGCTGTTAAAGAGGGATGAACAGATGAACATAACATGTATTAGTTGGCTATGGACATGGAAATCCCTGTTCTGCTCTTGTGATTGCATTGTTAAAAGTTTTGGCAACAAGGAATCGAAATAGGCTGAGGGCCCTACACTTCAAATATTGTCAAATCTATAGTGTAGACATTGCGGGTCCGAATTCATataaaatcttatatatttCCTCTGTGCACTTGGATAACTATTTTCCagaaaaaaagacaaaaaaaactTAGAAAGTTGGCATGCATAGGATAATTGTTTTAGGTAAGGTGGGCCACGTCATTTTGTTGATGGTTTTTGTctccctctcctctcctctcctctccatTTGTTTTGGTTGATGAATCTAgctgtttttaaatttatgtggAGTCTCAATCTTAAGATGAAAACCACAAGATAATAgatatgttttttatttttttcttttttatgaaaaatcactTAATAGCTTAAGTTTCATTTTATTTGATACCtgagttttatatatataaaaaaaaactatttatttcCTATAATTGATAAACATAGAATCTTGATTTGCACACATTTTGTTATTTCCTGttataacttttttaaatttatttagagttataattttataaaatttatgggTAAAAGTGAaaatggctttttttttttaaaaaaaattaattaatgtccTTTCATGtaagaaaattttatgtaaTGCCAAAAAGGAAAATCACTTCATGTATGCGTAACATTAAGGGAAGCCATTAAAGAAAAACCCTTGAGAGTGATAGAGATTCATGTGAGATGATTAGCccaaataaattgaataattgggttgatttgaaaaaaaaagggtTATCCGTTTAAAATCAtgcaaaattgaattattttcattttaaataaaaaataatttaaattaattcttacaAAATTTTGTTATTTCAAACCAAAGGGTTAATATctgtattaatatttattacattaattttttaaaagtaaaattatcagacaaaatcataaatttttcCAACAAGTGATGGAAAAGTCATATGATCTAATTTTTCCCATCCATTAAGCTTTTTCTAGTGCGTCTAATTTGACTGCCACCATAATATCataaaacaattaatttatttattcataaaataatgcATTGTTGACGTTGATTTTCTAACAAATTCAtaccttttccatttaaaattaattatttgtttttctacatatattttttatattaaggtCACTTCCAAGTgttaattatttcaaattaaaataataaaattcgtTATGTTAattatctatttaaaattactagaaatttcaaaaattaaataatatatgcaGAAAAAAGCCACcaataattgataaaatattgggaattgatattattgatgagataatttataatataatagctTTTACATATGCACTCTATGAGCCGCCACAACAGTGCCTATCCAAAGACCCACTTCATAATAAAAATCCAAATTACTCAGGATTttcaagattttttattttttaattttgtttattctataataatttattaatataaattatattttaacaaATTTGGTAACGAAAATGAAAATGTATATAAAGACTGTAGAAAATTCATAGGATGAGCTTCcaaagttcttttttttttcttttttattattataaagatgtaaaatgtaaaattttaatgaattatcccaataaaaaatattctttaaatgaaaagaaaatagagagtatataatcataaaagaaattaaattaaatatttatatttatttcatgtgataaattttacattttctaGTTTATAATCACAAAtatgtaattataaaattaaatttcaaattaatatttttttgggTTTTAAGGATTGAATTtatctaattaatatttatttaaaacacTATTCGGCATGACTTATCTAATTAATATAGACATACATATTCGTATTCTTGCAACCGTAGGATCTGATCTTAATAAAAACAATCAAAGGGTACAAAATCAAAATGgacattattgataaaaatagcaaaagaaagaatGAAAATAGGAGGGACGATGAGGGAGGGAGGGAGGAGAAGCAATAAGCTAACCTGCTGAACCTTTGACGTTTGTTTGGCAATTGAAAGGAAAGGagaagaaaggaaaggaaaggaaagaaaaggatGGGTTGTGTGTTGAGCAACTATCCTTAATTAATACAAGTATTCAACATCTCGTGATCCTCCCAACTCAATAATTCTGTatccatatatttttaatatttgtgtTTCTAGAAGCCTACAAGGATCAACGGTCAAACTACCTCCACGTTAATTTCTCACACTTTAATATTAGTTActatttctaatttaaaaatttaataaaaataaaaaaaataattattagagtgttgaaataaatagtttaatagtaatttttataaataaaataaatatttatttcgaCATATTGTCCAAGTCTCCAAGAACCTTGGACAACAGAACacttgcaatacatcttaaTGGAAACAGATTGATAAAgtaataaaatgagaaaaatattaaattttttaaaaatataaaaaatgaaaatagataaaacttaAATTTGATTTAAGACGTGTACTTGAAGCGGAAGACGGGCATCTAGAGGAAACGGTCATCAGCCGAGAATCTAGAAAcccaagaaagaaaaaaaaagtttgccGAGAAAGTTCAAGAGTCGATGCAAGAAAGCGTAAATCttggagaagagagaaaagctTCAGCAATGTCCTCTGTTAATTTCCTGGCACCATCATTTTTGCTTAGACACATTTATCCTctgtgtataattttttttagattaaaatatatattttttagttagaTTTTTTTTCAACGATTTCTAGATGGTTGAATTTAAAATTCCACtacttgattttttttatatataaaaaataatttccaatAAAGTAGGCTTTCATATTTCATAAGATTTCTCGACTGCTACATACCTAAATAATACAACAAATTCTCACTTGatcataaaaagtaaataaaaaaaataaaaaaaatttactaataataataatatatattcgaaaaaaatccttaaattttaattttaattttaatatattttttgaattttttacaaGTTTATCAGCTCGTATGTATTAATTATTGTAGCTGATGGTTGAAAGATGTGAAGAAATTATAGCTGGGCTCATTATTGCTtttgtaaatataaataaaaaattacgagCAATTATTGTTAGTATAtcagaattaaaaataaaaaaaata
This sequence is a window from Manihot esculenta cultivar AM560-2 chromosome 4, M.esculenta_v8, whole genome shotgun sequence. Protein-coding genes within it:
- the LOC110613495 gene encoding F-box/LRR-repeat protein 2, whose protein sequence is MTERSIDLPQECWELVFNFLHHHRHFEFLSLVSTRFLSITDHLRGTLTISSQAVPLLPRLFERFPNVKVIDIREFDGDLNSLLNQISRSGLDLETLGFSNQNHFPLKGLRDLSSSMRNLRKLNCSKIGSLEDIHLFAIGMSFPFLEDLDISFPQYNSRFNPIGSLDLQNFSGVVTDEGIVDLARKVNKLRRIDLSGNHFITDKSLQALSLNCVLLSEVVVRDCDFITQNGISFVMRNSTNLNSISLDGIGIPSIDSSFLESFTYAKTLCELHLSNSFISDDLLCLVAEACLPLKKLIIAQCYNFSFVGVSCLLYRYQFLEHLDLEGANFLNDASMVEMSNFLLNLSFINLSSCSKLTSLTIFALIRNCPLMEDVRMERTNLGVEAFMGDLVINRRVKSLKLGGNNNLSDECLKKAAFCCPSLQVLDISYCPTITEEGIKEVLRHSGEIRHLEMNRCMGIKNLDLNFELPKLEVLQVQGPGMDDEALVVIAKRCQKLLHLDLEGCLNVTAKGVKEVVQNCTRLREINLRWCYNINVDIVARMVFARPSLRRIVPPCGFTSTDNQKMFFLRHGCLICKG